A region of Reichenbachiella carrageenanivorans DNA encodes the following proteins:
- a CDS encoding sulfatase — protein sequence MKRIYTVLWLMVWATSCSTTNETKNTPPPNVLFISIDDLNDWEGALMGHAQAVTPNLDKLFGKGVLFANAHCSQAVCTASRNSVLSGIHPSSSGWYTNGAAMKKNYDEVMADHKMLPQYFKDQGYNTYATGKVYHNGESDFKDKTDDFWTEYSPRFWNNMEEKIEKTGYGYRGKMFYPFPKDGGQLVQLYGEDTINNHYRQTNRFYSLAGGPLSDDEIPEKGMYDEQIADWAIDKISQKQDQPFFMAVGFIRPHVPYTAPQKYFDLYDLDDLQIPVVPDDEFGDIPMMGKAIAYGYSPRGGWGDVSQKEEILPELVQSYLACISFIDDQVGRVIDALEKSPNANNTIIVLWSDHGQHLGEKRHFRKQALWEESTKVPLFFQVPGSQVNGARSQQVVSLLDIYPTLAELCGLPVSEKLEGESLVPLLEKPTSTREQPVLTTWMYKNHAVRSNDWRYIRYRDGSEELYNHQLDSGEHVNLASDSQFANIIEEHKKWLPAHDALPAGETEWKGDKLDRLVAEWTANNSIPDWLK from the coding sequence ATGAAAAGAATCTACACAGTACTATGGCTTATGGTGTGGGCTACCAGTTGTTCTACTACCAACGAAACAAAGAATACGCCACCTCCTAATGTACTCTTCATTTCGATAGACGATCTCAACGACTGGGAAGGGGCGCTGATGGGGCATGCGCAGGCGGTCACCCCAAATCTCGACAAACTCTTTGGCAAAGGGGTGCTGTTTGCCAATGCACACTGCTCACAAGCAGTCTGTACTGCGTCCAGAAACTCCGTGCTTAGCGGCATTCACCCGTCGTCTTCAGGATGGTACACCAATGGAGCCGCCATGAAAAAGAACTATGACGAAGTGATGGCAGATCACAAAATGCTACCACAGTATTTCAAAGACCAAGGTTACAATACATATGCTACTGGTAAGGTATATCACAATGGAGAATCTGATTTTAAGGATAAGACGGATGATTTTTGGACGGAGTATTCGCCTCGCTTCTGGAACAACATGGAGGAAAAGATAGAAAAAACAGGGTATGGCTATCGTGGCAAAATGTTTTATCCGTTTCCCAAAGATGGTGGGCAGTTGGTGCAGCTCTATGGCGAGGATACCATCAATAACCATTACCGACAAACCAACCGATTTTATTCGTTGGCAGGAGGGCCTTTGAGCGATGATGAAATTCCTGAGAAAGGCATGTATGACGAGCAAATTGCAGATTGGGCAATAGATAAAATCAGCCAAAAGCAAGACCAGCCATTTTTTATGGCAGTAGGTTTTATACGTCCACATGTGCCCTATACTGCTCCGCAAAAATACTTCGACTTGTATGATTTGGATGACTTGCAGATTCCTGTAGTGCCCGACGATGAGTTTGGGGATATTCCTATGATGGGCAAAGCCATCGCCTATGGATACTCGCCACGAGGAGGCTGGGGAGATGTGTCACAAAAAGAGGAAATTCTACCAGAGTTAGTACAGTCTTATTTGGCTTGTATTTCATTTATAGACGATCAGGTAGGCAGAGTGATAGATGCACTAGAAAAGAGTCCTAATGCAAATAATACCATCATTGTGCTGTGGTCTGATCATGGACAGCATTTAGGTGAAAAGCGCCATTTCAGAAAACAAGCCCTATGGGAAGAGTCTACTAAGGTGCCTTTGTTTTTTCAAGTGCCAGGTAGTCAGGTCAATGGAGCGAGAAGCCAACAGGTAGTGAGTCTGCTGGATATCTACCCGACTTTGGCAGAGTTGTGTGGGCTGCCTGTTTCCGAAAAACTGGAAGGAGAAAGCTTGGTGCCCTTGTTGGAAAAACCAACATCGACAAGAGAACAACCAGTATTGACGACTTGGATGTATAAAAATCATGCCGTGAGGAGTAACGATTGGAGATACATCCGATACCGTGATGGGAGCGAGGAACTATACAATCATCAACTGGACTCAGGAGAGCATGTCAATCTTGCTTCGGACAGTCAGTTTGCCAATATTATTGAAGAGCATAAGAAATGGCTTCCTGCACATGATGCGTTACCCGCAGGCGAAACCGAATGGAAAGGTGATAAATTGGATCGATTGGTGGCTGAATGGACTGCCAACAATTCTATACCCGACTGGTTAAAATAA
- a CDS encoding penicillin-binding protein yields the protein MSFKSNILLRVRVAYLVALLFSFAIIYKIVEIQNLDGGKWKKKAESIGLQYRNVKATRGNIYSDNGSLLATSLPFYKLAIDPALPNDRIFNAGINELAERLSRHFKDYSAKDYKRRIIDARQSGRRYLALNRQEINYQTKKQMSQWPIFEEGRMKGGVIFEKVDKRFRPFSYLGYRTIGTINEDDKGVVGLEYSFNKDLMGRNGKALYQKISGGTWKPVYDGTEVKPQNGLDIVTTINVDLQDVAESALLKALTHNDADYGCVVVMEVATGEIKAISNLSKRNGGGYYENYNYAVGSQGSREPGSTFKLASMIALFEEKSVGLNDSVQTGDGTMEFYDLVLKDHKPGGYGMLTVQQVFEKSSNIGTAKLIEDEFGDKPQTFIDYLSSMGLTKPLGFQLIGEGKPYIKSPADSTWSGVSLPWMSHGYELTMTPLHTLTLYNAVANNGRMIQPILVKHVMSADKNIETFETRVINKKICSQVTLNKVKEMLEGVVERGTAQNISDSYYKIAGKTGTAKHVKNGKYINKYYTSFAGYFPADNPKYSCIVVIDNPKKFRIYGSDVSAPVFKDIADKIYALDVELNDPFEGQQVVEGVFPVIRAGEHEDLSMICNIIGISNHLTEESEWVKARINNNSIDWTKLDTKESVVPDVRGMTLRDALYLLENKNLKVTFTGRGRVTDQSVVPGSNTNNANQINLTLG from the coding sequence ATGAGCTTTAAGTCAAACATATTGCTTAGAGTACGAGTAGCCTATTTGGTAGCGCTACTTTTTTCGTTTGCCATCATTTATAAAATAGTGGAGATCCAGAATCTGGATGGCGGTAAGTGGAAGAAGAAAGCGGAGAGCATAGGCTTGCAATACCGGAATGTGAAGGCCACCCGTGGCAATATTTATTCGGACAATGGCAGCTTGCTTGCGACTTCATTGCCTTTTTACAAATTGGCCATAGATCCAGCCTTGCCCAACGATCGAATATTTAATGCAGGTATCAATGAACTGGCCGAGCGCTTGTCTCGGCACTTCAAGGACTATTCCGCCAAGGACTACAAACGCCGTATCATAGATGCTAGACAGTCTGGGCGACGTTATCTCGCCCTCAATAGACAAGAGATTAACTATCAAACCAAGAAACAGATGTCGCAGTGGCCCATCTTCGAGGAGGGTAGAATGAAAGGCGGGGTAATATTTGAAAAGGTGGACAAAAGGTTTCGACCTTTTTCTTATTTAGGCTATCGTACCATTGGCACCATCAATGAAGACGACAAAGGAGTGGTAGGATTGGAATATAGTTTCAATAAAGACCTCATGGGTCGTAATGGCAAAGCACTTTATCAAAAAATATCTGGAGGTACTTGGAAGCCAGTGTATGACGGTACGGAAGTCAAACCACAAAATGGGTTAGACATCGTAACTACCATCAATGTGGATTTGCAAGATGTGGCTGAGTCGGCTCTGCTCAAAGCACTCACGCACAACGACGCCGATTATGGCTGTGTAGTTGTGATGGAAGTAGCTACTGGAGAAATCAAAGCCATTTCGAATCTAAGTAAAAGAAACGGCGGAGGCTATTACGAAAACTACAACTATGCTGTAGGTAGTCAAGGATCGAGAGAGCCAGGGTCTACCTTCAAACTAGCCAGTATGATCGCTTTATTTGAAGAGAAGAGTGTGGGACTTAATGATTCTGTGCAAACCGGCGATGGTACCATGGAGTTTTATGACCTCGTATTGAAAGATCATAAGCCAGGAGGATATGGGATGCTCACAGTACAGCAGGTTTTTGAGAAATCTTCTAATATCGGTACTGCTAAACTTATTGAAGACGAATTTGGAGATAAGCCACAAACGTTTATTGATTATCTCAGTAGCATGGGGTTGACGAAGCCATTGGGTTTTCAGCTGATCGGCGAGGGAAAGCCGTACATCAAAAGCCCTGCGGATTCTACTTGGAGTGGGGTTTCGCTTCCTTGGATGTCTCATGGCTATGAATTGACTATGACGCCACTTCATACCCTGACCCTGTACAATGCTGTAGCAAACAATGGTAGAATGATTCAGCCCATTTTGGTAAAACATGTCATGTCTGCCGACAAAAACATCGAAACGTTTGAGACACGTGTAATTAATAAAAAAATCTGCTCTCAGGTCACTCTTAATAAAGTCAAGGAAATGTTAGAAGGAGTGGTAGAAAGAGGAACGGCTCAAAATATTAGTGATTCATACTACAAAATCGCAGGCAAAACGGGCACAGCTAAGCATGTGAAGAATGGGAAATACATCAATAAATACTACACATCATTTGCAGGCTATTTCCCTGCCGACAATCCAAAATATAGCTGTATCGTGGTGATCGACAATCCCAAGAAATTCAGAATCTATGGTAGTGATGTGTCTGCGCCAGTGTTCAAAGACATTGCGGATAAGATCTATGCACTCGACGTAGAACTCAACGATCCTTTTGAAGGTCAGCAAGTAGTAGAAGGTGTCTTCCCTGTGATCAGAGCAGGAGAGCACGAAGATCTTTCGATGATTTGCAACATCATCGGTATATCGAATCACCTGACAGAAGAATCAGAGTGGGTGAAAGCACGGATTAATAACAACTCGATCGACTGGACCAAACTAGATACAAAAGAGTCGGTAGTGCCTGATGTCCGTGGTATGACTTTGCGTGATGCCTTGTATTTATTGGAAAACAAAAACTTGAAAGTGACTTTCACAGGAAGAGGCCGTGTGACAGATCAGTCTGTAGTGCCAGGGTCCAACACCAACAATGCCAATCAAATAAACTTGACCTTGGGATGA
- a CDS encoding UDP-N-acetylmuramoyl-L-alanyl-D-glutamate--2,6-diaminopimelate ligase gives MKIVLKDILYKVNLTSVAGDMGLEINGVQFDSRKVKAGDLFVAVKGTQVDGHAYIGQAIKQGAIAVVCEDMPHEPVSGVTFVATQNSSHALGIIASNYHGNPSNKLKLVGITGTNGKTTTVTLLYKLFRSLGYPVGMLSTVENVINDEVVPSTHTTPDALSLNELLAKMVGEKCQFAFMEVSSHAIDQNRIAGLTFVGAVFMNISHDHLDYHATFENYINSKKKLFDELPASSFALVNLDDKRGQIMLQNTKATHYSFGLKFMTDYKAKVITNSYQGLELDINGQNVWFRLIGKFNAYNLLAAYAVAELLHEDSEEVLMMLSGLEPAPGRFEVVKAESGIIALVDYAHTPDALENVLQTIDGFRSGNEQVITVVGCGGNRDKDKRPVMASIAVKWSDKVIFTDDNPRFEASKDILDDMMKGVGMSFMKKTLVISDRREAIKTACSMANDHDIILVAGKGHEDYQEIKGEKTAFDDRKILKEMLELFRS, from the coding sequence ATGAAAATAGTATTGAAGGACATATTGTACAAAGTGAATCTCACCTCAGTCGCTGGCGACATGGGATTGGAGATCAATGGTGTGCAGTTTGATTCCCGTAAGGTCAAAGCAGGAGATTTGTTTGTGGCTGTAAAAGGCACACAAGTAGATGGACATGCATATATCGGTCAGGCGATCAAGCAAGGAGCTATAGCAGTGGTATGTGAAGATATGCCTCACGAACCTGTGTCAGGTGTAACTTTTGTTGCTACTCAAAACTCAAGTCATGCGTTGGGCATTATTGCTTCCAATTACCATGGTAATCCTTCGAATAAACTAAAGCTCGTAGGTATCACGGGTACCAATGGCAAGACCACAACTGTGACTTTGTTGTACAAACTTTTTAGGTCGTTGGGCTATCCCGTAGGTATGCTGTCTACAGTAGAAAATGTGATCAACGACGAGGTGGTGCCATCTACCCATACCACGCCAGATGCATTGAGTCTCAATGAATTATTGGCCAAAATGGTCGGAGAGAAGTGTCAGTTTGCCTTCATGGAAGTGAGCTCTCATGCTATCGATCAGAATCGTATCGCAGGTCTGACCTTCGTAGGAGCGGTGTTTATGAATATCAGCCATGATCACCTCGACTACCACGCCACGTTTGAGAATTATATCAACTCGAAAAAGAAACTTTTTGATGAGCTACCAGCTTCATCATTTGCATTGGTCAATCTGGACGATAAGCGCGGACAGATCATGTTGCAAAACACCAAGGCGACACATTATTCTTTCGGTCTAAAATTTATGACTGATTACAAGGCTAAGGTGATTACCAATAGCTATCAAGGCTTAGAGTTAGACATCAATGGACAAAATGTATGGTTCAGATTGATAGGAAAATTCAATGCATACAATCTGTTGGCAGCGTATGCTGTAGCAGAATTACTTCACGAAGACAGTGAAGAGGTGTTGATGATGCTTTCAGGACTAGAGCCAGCGCCAGGTAGATTCGAAGTGGTGAAAGCCGAATCAGGAATCATTGCTTTGGTGGATTATGCACATACACCAGACGCTCTCGAAAATGTACTGCAGACCATAGACGGTTTTCGCTCGGGCAATGAACAGGTCATCACGGTAGTGGGCTGTGGAGGCAATAGAGACAAAGACAAAAGACCCGTAATGGCGTCTATCGCAGTGAAGTGGAGCGATAAAGTCATTTTTACTGATGACAATCCGAGATTCGAAGCGTCCAAAGATATACTCGACGATATGATGAAAGGAGTGGGAATGTCTTTTATGAAAAAAACATTGGTCATTTCTGATAGGAGAGAGGCGATCAAAACAGCATGCTCCATGGCCAACGATCACGACATCATACTGGTGGCAGGCAAAGGGCACGAAGATTATCAGGAAATAAAAGGAGAAAAAACAGCATTTGATGATCGCAAGATCTTGAAAGAAATGCTAGAACTATTTAGAAGTTAA
- a CDS encoding FtsL-like putative cell division protein yields the protein MATNTYKHSQGTGTSRRSFFSLLENLINVEKFFDKGLPVQFLMPFLFSTVLCIIYIGNLHFAEKNIRKATKLRVAVEDLRADYTTLKAEYMYTSKQSEVAKKAMTLGLKESIEPPFKIIQTNE from the coding sequence ATGGCAACTAACACCTATAAGCATTCGCAGGGCACCGGCACAAGCCGGAGGAGCTTTTTTTCTCTTCTTGAAAACCTTATTAATGTCGAAAAATTCTTCGACAAGGGACTTCCTGTGCAGTTTCTTATGCCATTTTTATTTAGTACCGTGCTATGTATCATCTACATTGGCAATCTTCATTTTGCAGAAAAAAACATCCGAAAGGCCACCAAGTTGAGAGTGGCAGTAGAAGACCTTAGGGCAGATTATACCACGCTCAAGGCAGAGTATATGTATACCAGTAAGCAGTCTGAAGTGGCTAAAAAAGCCATGACACTTGGTCTCAAAGAAAGTATAGAGCCTCCATTTAAAATTATCCAAACCAACGAATGA
- a CDS encoding glycoside hydrolase 5 family protein: protein MKKSLFAILITALAGCSPSNDKKIDQEQEYIYVDAKVKVYHKDGTRSYKPYEPFQTRTVALLKDYETPSEKTPLSKYGGMQEYQTEATGFYHVKKIDDRWWGIDPSGYRYFNIALNGVKRNRSERNKQALIEKFGSNENWLKETVALLQENGFNATGSWSDHEAIIELNKTLDQPIAYAINLDFMGSYGSKRGGTYQQSGHRGYPNNAIFVFDPEFEAFCDEHAQQLLAYKDDPNLFGYFSDNEMPFKFKAIDNYLGLPETDHGYLAAKAWLDEQGITQEEIKNEHRHQFMSVVADKYFSVVSKAIKKHDPNHMYIGSRFYSSEKDNQMFMETVGKYLDAISINYYNKWTPDSTQMANWANWSGRPFIITEYYTKGEDSGMGNKSGAGWIVRTQEDRGLFYQNYNLALLESKNCVGWHYFKYQDNDPQDKTVDPSNIDANKGIVTSEYVVWESMLEKMNELNHQVYPVIEHFDEQSATSNDSGEPTVEASFSAP, encoded by the coding sequence ATGAAAAAGAGCCTTTTTGCAATTCTAATTACCGCGCTAGCGGGGTGTTCACCGTCTAATGATAAAAAAATAGATCAGGAGCAGGAATATATATATGTAGACGCAAAAGTGAAGGTGTATCACAAAGACGGCACACGGAGCTATAAGCCATACGAACCCTTTCAGACTCGCACAGTAGCATTGCTCAAAGACTACGAGACACCAAGCGAAAAGACTCCACTCAGTAAGTATGGGGGCATGCAGGAATACCAAACCGAGGCTACGGGCTTCTATCATGTAAAAAAAATAGATGATCGGTGGTGGGGCATAGACCCATCTGGCTATCGGTATTTTAATATTGCTCTCAATGGGGTAAAAAGAAACAGGTCTGAACGCAACAAGCAGGCCTTAATAGAAAAATTTGGATCCAATGAAAATTGGTTGAAAGAAACCGTAGCTCTGCTACAAGAGAATGGATTCAATGCTACGGGTTCATGGTCAGATCATGAGGCAATTATTGAATTGAATAAAACATTGGATCAGCCTATCGCCTATGCAATCAATTTGGATTTTATGGGTAGCTATGGATCTAAAAGAGGAGGTACTTATCAGCAATCTGGTCACAGGGGTTACCCCAATAATGCCATTTTCGTATTCGACCCCGAATTTGAAGCTTTTTGTGACGAGCACGCCCAACAGCTTTTGGCATACAAAGATGACCCCAATTTGTTTGGATACTTTTCAGACAACGAAATGCCTTTCAAGTTCAAGGCAATCGACAATTACCTCGGCCTACCAGAGACCGATCATGGCTATCTCGCTGCTAAAGCATGGTTAGACGAGCAAGGTATTACGCAAGAAGAAATCAAAAATGAACACCGTCACCAATTCATGTCGGTAGTGGCCGACAAATACTTCTCAGTAGTATCCAAGGCCATCAAAAAGCACGACCCTAACCATATGTATATTGGCTCTAGGTTTTATAGTAGCGAAAAAGATAACCAGATGTTTATGGAAACGGTCGGTAAGTATTTGGACGCTATTTCTATAAATTATTACAACAAGTGGACACCAGATTCTACTCAAATGGCCAACTGGGCCAACTGGTCTGGACGACCATTTATCATCACCGAATATTATACCAAAGGGGAAGATTCTGGAATGGGAAACAAGAGTGGAGCAGGCTGGATTGTTCGTACGCAAGAAGACCGTGGTCTTTTTTATCAAAATTACAACTTGGCTCTACTAGAGTCTAAAAACTGCGTAGGTTGGCATTATTTCAAATATCAAGACAATGATCCCCAAGACAAAACAGTAGACCCTTCTAATATTGATGCTAATAAAGGAATAGTCACTAGCGAATACGTAGTGTGGGAATCTATGCTTGAAAAAATGAATGAATTAAATCATCAGGTCTACCCAGTGATCGAACATTTTGATGAACAATCAGCGACTAGCAACGATTCTGGCGAACCTACAGTTGAAGCATCTTTTTCAGCTCCATGA
- a CDS encoding RagB/SusD family nutrient uptake outer membrane protein: MKYLKYSLMISLFASLFLACSEDVLIENPPHIIAAENLYVDLDGFENGLNGLYAQFRRERGGEEYGGANDLLIDPAVSGVDNCYGNNNNGWNTVGNDFTRNVADENHNRNFYEWIYQTINSANTIIDRAENPEIEWSEEEKNGVLAEARFFRAWAYRHATYMWGDVPMNLSETKGSNIITDWVRSPIADVRAQMEEDWLFAEEHMRAPSNDGKVSKYVASHYLAELYLAMGENEKARDKALEVMAGPYSLITSRYGITANEPGTPFTDMFIHGNSNPSEGNTEALWVMQHEPDVNGGGDNLMRRWHRNQSHSVRVDGTSGAILITAENGGRGLGRIGPTRYALELYGSTDDRGGKFAWRSYEILNNPDIIPVGTNPETGLAWALGDTTYHDWQGQDEKTDNPYWPSTRKWDYAYELDLAGSRSYNDQIYLRLAETKLILAEAQFLTGDAPGAAVTINELRNRANATPIGAGDVSLDFILDERSRELYSEEHRRYTLVRMGKWMDRTIQYNLVGGPTITEKDKLFPIPQAVIDANLTLPMSQNPGYTTE; encoded by the coding sequence ATGAAATATCTAAAATATAGCTTAATGATAAGCCTTTTTGCAAGCCTATTCTTGGCTTGCTCTGAGGACGTATTGATAGAAAATCCTCCTCATATCATCGCAGCAGAAAACCTGTATGTGGATTTGGACGGTTTTGAAAATGGCCTGAATGGGCTCTATGCTCAGTTTAGAAGAGAGCGTGGTGGTGAAGAGTATGGTGGAGCCAATGATTTGTTGATCGACCCAGCTGTATCTGGTGTAGACAATTGCTATGGTAACAACAACAATGGATGGAATACAGTAGGTAATGATTTCACTAGAAATGTAGCTGATGAAAATCACAACAGAAATTTTTACGAATGGATTTATCAAACCATTAATTCAGCAAATACCATTATTGACCGAGCAGAAAACCCAGAGATCGAATGGTCGGAAGAAGAGAAAAATGGAGTATTGGCTGAGGCTCGTTTTTTCAGAGCTTGGGCTTACAGACACGCGACCTATATGTGGGGAGATGTGCCAATGAATCTCTCTGAAACTAAAGGATCTAATATCATTACCGATTGGGTGCGTTCGCCTATTGCAGACGTAAGAGCTCAAATGGAAGAGGATTGGTTGTTTGCGGAGGAGCATATGAGAGCACCATCTAATGATGGTAAAGTATCGAAATATGTAGCATCTCATTATCTAGCTGAGCTTTACTTGGCTATGGGAGAGAATGAAAAAGCAAGAGACAAAGCGCTGGAAGTAATGGCGGGTCCTTATAGCTTGATTACTAGTAGATATGGAATCACAGCCAATGAGCCAGGTACGCCTTTTACTGATATGTTTATCCACGGTAATTCAAATCCGTCTGAAGGTAATACCGAAGCCCTATGGGTGATGCAGCATGAGCCTGATGTAAACGGTGGTGGAGACAACTTGATGCGTAGATGGCATAGAAATCAATCTCATTCAGTAAGAGTAGACGGTACATCTGGTGCGATACTGATCACGGCAGAAAATGGAGGAAGAGGACTAGGAAGAATAGGTCCTACTAGATATGCACTAGAGTTATATGGCTCTACAGACGATCGTGGAGGTAAGTTTGCTTGGAGAAGCTATGAGATATTGAACAATCCAGATATAATCCCTGTAGGTACCAATCCTGAAACGGGACTTGCTTGGGCATTGGGTGATACAACCTACCACGATTGGCAAGGCCAAGATGAGAAGACGGATAACCCTTACTGGCCAAGTACACGCAAGTGGGACTATGCGTACGAGCTCGATCTTGCAGGATCAAGAAGCTACAATGATCAGATTTATTTGAGATTGGCAGAAACCAAGTTGATATTGGCTGAAGCTCAATTCTTGACGGGTGACGCACCTGGTGCAGCTGTCACGATCAATGAACTAAGAAATCGTGCCAATGCTACGCCGATTGGTGCAGGAGACGTGTCACTTGATTTTATCTTGGATGAGCGTTCTAGAGAACTGTACTCTGAAGAGCACCGTCGCTACACACTCGTGCGTATGGGCAAGTGGATGGACAGAACGATCCAATACAACCTCGTAGGTGGGCCAACCATTACGGAAAAGGATAAATTATTTCCTATTCCACAAGCAGTGATCGATGCCAACCTCACGCTACCGATGTCTCAGAATCCCGGGTATACGACAGAATAA
- the rsmH gene encoding 16S rRNA (cytosine(1402)-N(4))-methyltransferase RsmH, whose amino-acid sequence MSEYHNPVMLRECIEGLAIKADGIYVDITFGGGGHSKEILKHLGEKGKLFAFDQDDEARLNAEAIDNRSFTFVQANFRNLKKFLRLHGVTKVDGILGDLGVSSHQINTAERGFSTRFDGPLDMRMNQKQGVSAAEILNAYDERELHRILGQYGEVRNAKTLAAALCAERHLAPFETIGQLLGVLKKFAPRGKENRYFAQVFQGIRIEVNEEMKALEEMLEQSAEVLNEKGRLVIMSYHSLEDRPVKNFINKGKFFGELEKDLYGNVSKPLQAITRKPITASDSEINENNRARSAKLRIAEKN is encoded by the coding sequence ATGAGTGAATATCACAACCCCGTAATGCTGAGAGAGTGTATTGAAGGGTTGGCGATCAAAGCGGACGGCATCTATGTGGACATTACCTTCGGTGGTGGTGGTCATTCCAAAGAAATTCTAAAGCATTTAGGGGAAAAAGGAAAGTTGTTTGCATTTGATCAGGACGATGAGGCCCGACTAAATGCTGAAGCTATAGACAATCGTTCTTTCACATTTGTTCAGGCTAATTTCAGAAACCTTAAAAAGTTTTTGCGTCTACATGGCGTGACTAAGGTCGACGGAATACTGGGGGACTTGGGTGTTTCATCCCATCAGATCAACACGGCAGAGAGAGGCTTTTCTACTCGCTTCGATGGGCCATTAGACATGCGGATGAATCAGAAGCAGGGAGTATCAGCGGCAGAGATACTCAATGCATACGATGAGCGTGAGCTGCATAGGATATTAGGTCAGTATGGCGAAGTCCGAAATGCGAAGACGCTCGCTGCTGCCCTGTGTGCAGAAAGGCATTTGGCACCATTCGAAACGATCGGCCAATTGCTTGGCGTATTGAAGAAGTTTGCCCCTAGAGGCAAGGAAAATAGATACTTCGCACAGGTATTTCAAGGGATCAGAATAGAAGTGAACGAAGAGATGAAGGCATTAGAAGAAATGCTGGAGCAGAGTGCTGAAGTATTGAATGAAAAAGGAAGACTGGTGATCATGTCCTACCACTCGTTGGAAGACAGGCCAGTGAAAAATTTTATAAACAAGGGTAAGTTTTTCGGTGAGTTAGAAAAGGATTTGTATGGAAATGTAAGCAAGCCGCTTCAAGCCATCACCAGAAAACCAATAACCGCAAGTGACAGTGAAATAAATGAAAACAACCGGGCACGCAGTGCCAAATTGAGAATCGCAGAAAAAAACTAA
- the mraZ gene encoding division/cell wall cluster transcriptional repressor MraZ, protein MAFFTSEYECKLDAKGRLVLPAKIKANLPEVSGNELVVMKGFDPNLVLYTMMEYKKIHNKFASLSDFDAAQRKLKRNFFRSVAPVELDSAGRFLIPKGWIDHAKLEKNVMVVGAGNTIEIWSPDLYEEYLIEDNDEYSDLAKKFLDE, encoded by the coding sequence ATGGCTTTTTTTACAAGCGAATATGAGTGTAAGTTAGATGCTAAGGGTAGATTGGTTTTACCTGCAAAGATTAAAGCCAATCTGCCCGAAGTATCTGGCAATGAGCTCGTTGTGATGAAGGGATTTGATCCCAACTTGGTCTTGTACACCATGATGGAGTACAAGAAAATACACAATAAGTTCGCTTCATTGAGCGATTTTGATGCCGCCCAGAGAAAGTTGAAAAGAAACTTCTTTCGTAGTGTAGCCCCAGTAGAATTAGATAGTGCCGGGCGTTTTTTGATACCTAAAGGCTGGATAGATCACGCCAAATTGGAAAAGAACGTGATGGTAGTGGGGGCAGGCAATACGATAGAGATATGGAGTCCCGACTTGTACGAGGAGTACTTGATTGAGGATAATGATGAATATTCGGATTTGGCCAAAAAATTTTTAGATGAATGA